In Limnohabitans sp. TEGF004, the genomic window GGTCGGCCATGTCGAGTGTGCGTTGTGCCACGTCGCCCATCTTCAAACCTTTGTCCATCGCCACTTTGCGCAGCTTGGTGAAAGCGTCTTGCTCGCTCAGGCCTTGACGTTCCATCAACAGGGCTTTGGCGCGGTCAACCACTGTGCGCTCTTGCAACGCGTGGCGTGCGTCGTCGCGCTCACCGCGCAGGCGTTCTTCGTATTCAAAGCGTGCCATGGCCACATCCAAGATGGGGCGAATGCGTGTGCTCGACAGGCCATCGACGATGTAGGCCGACACGCCCACCGCCACCGCGTCGCGCACATGGGTGGTGTCGTTGTCGTCGGTGAACAGCACGATGGGGCGGCGCTCGTCGCGGGTGGCGAACACCACGTGTTCTAAGGCATCACGTGCTTCAGATTCCGCATCCACGATGATCAGGTCGGGTTGCAGCTGATGGATGCGGTCTGCCAAAAACACATCGGCAGGCAAGGTGGCAATCAGGTTGAAGCCGCTTTCTAGCAAGCCAATGCGCAGCGCCCTAGATCGTTCGGCTTGTGACACGGCGTGTTCATCGCTCGCGTCTTGAATATCCAAGTCAGGTGCGACCACCACGATTTTCAGTGCGGTGGGTGACTTGGAATGGGGAAACTTGCTTTTCATGCGGGGTGAATGTGGGGATGCCTTTGCGGTGCCTTTGCTAACTCGCAAGTAATGGGCCAATCCACGCATGTTTATAGTTGTGCCTTGTGAATAGAGAGAAAATCGTCTGATCATTGAGGAGTCTTCATGTCCATTTCATCGACCAAATTTCACTGGGGCGACCCTTTCATGCTTGACCAGCAATTGACCGACGATGAGCGTCAGGTCAAAGATGCGGCGGCGGCTTATTGCCAAGAGCGTTTGGCGCCACGTGTGTTGGAAGCTTTCCGTCATGAAAAAACCGATGCGTCTATTTTTCGTGAAATGGGTGAGCTGGGTTTGTTGGGCCCCAGCATTCCTGAAGCCTATGGCGGTGCGGGTTTGAACTATGTGTGCTACGGCCTGGTGGCTCGCGAAGTCGAACGCGTGGACTCAGGCTACCGCTCGATGATGAGCGTGCAATCGTCTTTGGTGATGGTGCCCATTTATGAATTTGGTACCGAAGCCCAAAAGCAAAAGTACTTGCCCAAGCTCGCCACAGGCGAGTGGATTGGTTGCTTTGGTTTGACCGAACCCAACCACGGCTCAGATCCTGGCAGCATGATCACGCGTGCCAAGAAAGTGACGGGGGGTTATTCGTTGTCAGGCGCCAAGATGTGGATCACCAACAGCCCGATTGCCGATGTGTTTGTGGTGTGGGCCAAAGATGATGCAGGCGCGATTCGCGGCTTCGTTTTGGAAAAAGGCTGGAAGGGTTTGAGTGCACCTGCGGTGCACGGCAAAGTGGGCTTGCGAGCCTCGATCACAGGTGAAATCGTGATGGACGAGGTGTTTGTGCCAGAAGAAAACGCGTTCCCAGATGTGCGTGGCCTCAAAGGTCCGTTCACCTGCTTGAACAGCGCGCGTTACGGCATTGCTTGGGGCGCTTTGGGTGCTGCTGAAGATTGCTTCCACCGCGCTCGCCAATACGTGCTGGACCGTCAGCAGTTTGGTCGCCCACTCGCCGCCAATCAGCTGATTCAAAAGAAACTGGCCGACATGCTGACTGAAATTTCATTGGGCCTGCAAGGCTGTTTGCGCTTGGGCCGCATGAAAGACGAGGGCACCGCAAGCGTCGACATCACATCCATCCTTAAGCGCAACAGCTGTGGCAAAGCACTAGACATTGCACGCATGGCTCGCGACATGATGGGCGGCAACGGCATCAGCGATGAGTTTGGCGTGGCACGTCATTTGGTCAACCTGGAAGTGGTGAACACCTACGAAGGCACGCACGATGTGCACGCTTTGATTTTGGGTCGCGCCATCACTGGGATTGCTGCATTCAGCAACTGAAACGCCAGAGCGCTGATATAGAAAAGGGTTTGCAATGTTTTGCAAACCCTTTTTTTACCAATGACCGATGTTGGGCATGTCCACCCACGGCGCGGTTGGCGCTAAGGCTTCACCTTTTTGTAGCAACTCCACCGAGATGTCATCGGGTGAGCGCACAAAGGCCATGCGGCCATCGCGAGGTGGGCGAAGAATGGTGACGCCATGCGCTTGCAACTGCTCACAGGTGGCGTAAATGTTGTCGACGGCATAAGCTAAGTGACCGAAGTTGCGACCACCGGTGTAGACCTCTGGGTCCCAGTTGTAGGTGAGCTCCACTTGCGCATCTTCATCGCCAGGTGCGGCGAGGTAGACCAGTGTGAAGCGACCCTGCGGGTACTCGTTGGTGCGCAGGACCGTCAGGCCCAGCGCATCGCGGTAAAAACGCAACGACGCTTCTAGGTCAGTCACGCGCACCATGGTGTGTAGGTATTTCATGGCGAGCCTTTCTTTAAAGGGTGGGGTAGTCGGTGTAACCGACGGGGCCGGGTGTGTAGAAGGTGTTGGGGTTGGGCTCGTTCAGCACGGCATTCAATTTCAAACGCTCGACCAAGTCGGGGTTAGAGATGAACAAGCGACCAAATGCAACGGCATCGGCCTTGCCTGAGTCAATGGCGTCGATGGCCATTTGGCGGTCGTAACCGTTGTTGGCGATGTAGGTGCCTTGGAACGCTTGGCGCGCCCAGGCGTAGTCAAAGCCAGGCACGTCACGTGGGCCGCCCGTGGCGCCTTCGATGAAGTGAATGAACGCGATGCCGCGTTTGTTGAGCTCTTCCACCAGATAGGCAAACACAGTTTGTGGGTTGCTGTCAGCCAAGTCGTTGAAGGGGGTGAGGGGCGACAAACGAATGCCGACGCGGCCCGCGCCGATTTCGGCCACGCAGGCATCCACCACTTCGAGGGCAAAGCGGCAGCGGTTTTCAATCGAACCACCGTACGCGTCGGTGCGTTGGTTGGCACCGTCACGGATGAACTGGTCGACCAAATAACCATTGGCACCGTGAATTTCCACCCCATCAAACCCCGCACGAATGGCGTTGGCGGCGGCTTGGCGGAATTGCTGCACCACCTCTTGCACTTCAGCGGTTGTCAAAGCATGTGGCACGGGCACATCGACTTTGCCATTGGGGGTGTAGGCCACCACCTTGGGCTGAATGGCCGAAGGGGCCACGGGCTGCGCACCACCAGTCAGGTCTGGGTGCGTGATGCGGCCCACATGCCAAATTTGCGCGATGATTTTGGAGCCTGCCTCATGCACGGCTTGGGTGATGGGCTTCCAGCCTTCGACTTGGGCGTCTGAATAAATGCCGGGGGTCGCCATGTAGCCTTTGCCCACGGGCGAGATTTGTGTGCCTTCGCTGATGATGAGGCCCGCACCACTGCGCTGGCGGTAATAGTCCACGTTCATCGCGCTGCCGGGGATGTCGCCGTCAGCTGCGCGGCTGCGGGTGAGTGGGGCCATGACGATGCGGTTGGCCACTTCAATGTCGCCGATGCGTGTGGGTTGGAAAAGCTGAGGTGTCGTCATGTGCAATTTCTGAAGGTTCTGAAAGAATAAAAAGCTCAGCGATGGCTGTCGTTGCCATGCGTGCACATTTGATATGGGGCGTATTGTTCTGTTTTCAAGTGCTGGGTTTCAAGGTTCCGTTAATATGACCAGATCAATCGAGGGGCATTCAATGAAACAGCTGGGGTGTGCGTGGTTGGCGCTGTGTGCCTGTACAACAGCCATGGCCGCAGACGACTACAAAATCAAAGTCGATGTGACGCAGCAGCTGTTGTTCAAGTGCTGTCATGAATCAGAGCCTGATTCTCGGTTTGTCTTTGAAAGCATGCGGTGAACTCGACAACGCCCCCCTCTTTCACAGGCCTCACGTCTGAGCAGGCCGCGCAGCAACGCGCGCACGATGGACCCAACGCACTAGATGCCGCTCAGCGCCGCAGCGTGTGGGCTCGGCTATGGGCGATGTTGATGGAGCCCATGTTTGCGTTGTTGGTGCTGGCCGCTTCGCTGTATTTGGTGTTAGGCGATTTGACCGAAGGCGTCACGTTGTTTGTGTTTGTGTTGGCGGTGTTGGGTTTGACGTTTTACCAAGAGGGCAAGTCAGAAGCCGCCATTGATGCCTTGCGGCAACTGAGCCAGCCTTTTGCGCAAGTGATGCGTGATGGCCAACGCATCAGCGTGCCTTCCCGTGACGTGGTTGTGGGGGATGTGTTGTTCATTGCCGAGGGGGATCGCATTGCGGCGGATGCCTGGGTGTTGCAAGCGGACCAACTGCAAGTGGATGAATCGTTGTTGACGGGCGAGTCCTTGGCCGTGACCAAAGTGGGCGATGCTTTTGATGAGGCGTTGGCGCGCCACCTACAGCCGGGTGGCGATGAGTTGGCCGCTGTCTTTGGCGGCACCTTTGTGGTCCGTGGGCAAGGGGTGGTGCGCGTCACAGCCACAGGCATGCATAGCCAGATGGGGCGCATTGGTGCATCGTTGAATGACATTAAAACCGTGCTGACGCCACTGCAAAAGCAAACCACTCAGTTGGTGAAGGTGTTGGCGTGGATCACGTTTGGTTTGTGCGTGCTGATGATCCTCACCTTGGGCTTGCGCAATGGGGCGTGGTTGCCGGCGTTGTTGTCGGGCATTGCGTTGGCGATGGCCATCTTGCCCGAAGAGTATCCGGTGGTGATGGCCATTTTTCCGGCCTTGGGTGCGCATCGCTTGGCGCAACAAGGCGTGTTGACGCGACACATCAACGCGATTGAAACCTTGGGCGCGACCACCGTGTTGTGCACCGACAAAACGGGCACCTTGACGGAAAACCGTATGACGGTGGCGGCCTTGGCGGTGGGGGAGGCTTCTGCGCCACGTTTGTTCAAGATCAACGGCGAGTCGCTGCCAGATGAATTTCATGGGTTGGTCGAACACGCCATCTTGGCCAGCGCGCCTGAACCTTTTGACCCAATGGAAGTCGCCTTTCATGCCTTGGGTCAAACGTGGCTGAGCGACTCTGAGCATTTACATCCCGATTGGGATTTGGTGCAGACCTATGCGTTGAGCCCTGAGTTACGTGCCATGTCGCATGTGTGGCGTCCCAGCGAAGATGCGGCGCACATCGTGTCTGCCAAGGGGGCACCAGAGGCGGTGATGGCGTTGTGTCATCTCTCGCCCGCGTTGCAAGCGCAGTGGGGAGCCGTGGTGCATGCCATGGCGTCCGACGGCTTGCGCGTGTTGGCCGTGGCGCAGGGACGTTTTGTGGGCGACGCATGGCCAAGCTCCGCGCATGGTTTTGATTTTGAGTGGCTGGGCTTGATGGGCTTGAGTGACCCCTTACGCTCTGAAATTCCGCAAGCCATTGCCGATTGCCATTCGGCCAGCATCAAAGTCATCATGATTACCGGTGACTACCCGCACACGGCACGTGTCATTGCCAACCAAGCCGGCTTGCAGGGCGGTGACACCTTGACGGGGGATGTGATTGACGCCATGTCGGACGAAGCGCTGAGCGCACATCTCACAACCGTCAGCGTGTGTGCCCGCATTTCACCGCATCAAAAACTGCGCATCGTGCAAGCCCTCAAGCGCAGTGGCGAGGTGGTGGCGATGACGGGCGATGGCGTGAACGATGCGCCCGCATTGCGCGCCGCCCATGTGGGCATCGCCATGGGCGCACGCGGCACCGATGTGGCGCGCGAGGCTTCGTCGCTGGTCTTGGTGGACGACAACTTTGCATCCATCGTCAAAGGCATACGCCTAGGCCGCCGCATTTTTGGCAACCTGCAAAAGTCCATGGCGTACATCTTTGCGATTCACATTCCGATTGCCGGCTTGGCGCTGGTGCCCATGGTGTTTGCGTTGCCACCTTTGTTGATGCCTTTGCACATTGCGTTGTTGGAGTTGGTGATTGACCCCTCTTGTTCCATCGCGTTTGAGAACGAGCCTGCAGAGCCCCAGATGATGCAGCGCCCACCGCGTGACACCTTGGCGCCTATTTTTGGTTTCCAACAAATGTTGGCGTCCTTTTTTCAGGGGGTGTGCGTGTTGGCAGCAACGGGGGCGGCGTACTGGCACGCCATGGTTTTCTCTACAGAAGTGCAGCGCGCCATGGTGCTCATCACCTTGGTGGCCGCCAATGCCATGTTGATTTTTGTGAATGGGGCGCGCAATGCTGTTGCCCTGTGGGTCATGGCAGGGGCAATGGGCTTGGTGGTGTTGGGGGTGTATGTGCCATGGTTGGCTGCCCCGCTTTATTTGGCGCCCCTGGATGTCGCGCAGGTGATGACGGCATTGGGCTTGGGGGTCGCCAGCATCCTAGGTGCGTGGGTTTGCTTGAGTTTGCTTAGGTATGATGGGCCATTCAAAGGAGTTCAGCATGGCAGATATCAACCCAACCAACAATAACCTCGTCATCGGTGAAGGCGTTACTTTCAAAGGCTCTATTTCTGCGCCTGGCAAAGCCGTCATCAATGGCAATGTCACCGGCGAATTGACGGCTGACGATTTGTTGATTGGCACCAAAGGTCAAGTGACCGGTACTGTGCGTGCTCGCGAAATCGATGTGCACGGCGAACTGAACGAAGACATCGTTTGCAAAGAACACTTGTTGATTCACAGCACAGGCAAAGTGTCTGGCACCTTGGAATACCACGAGTTGGAAATCCAACGCGGCGGTAAGTTCAAAGGCAATATGAACCAGAAATGAATCGGTTCGCCAATCGGCGCGAAGCCTTTTGGCAGGGCATCCGCGATGCCCTAGGCGCTCCCGTTTTAGTTTTATTTGCAGGCATGGTCGGTTTCGGTGCCATGGGGCGTTCCCATGGTTTCGATGCTTGGATGACCGGCCTGACCAGCTTGCTGATGTTTGCGCTGCCCGGTCAGGTGGTGATGCTGGAGATGTTCATCTCTGGTTCATCCTTGTTGGCTATTGGCTTTGCCGTGACGCTGACCTCGACCCGTTTTGTCACCATGGTGGTGACGCTGTTTCCCCAACTCCACCGACGCGACCGCAACCCACTGCTGTATCTGTGGGTGCACATGCTGGCCATGACCGCATGGGCGGTGTCGATGCGCGAGTTCCCCCGCATGTCCCCTCAGCACCGCTTGAATTACTTCATCGGTTTGGCTTTGCCGTGTTGGCTGATTTCACCGATGGGCACGGTGCTGGGCTATTTTGTGGCGGGCTGGGTGCCAGCTGCGGTCACCTTGGGTTTGGTGTTCATCAACCCCTTGTTTTTCTTGCTCACCTTCACCGATGTGAAGCCTTGGGCCAATCGCATCGCCATTGGCTTGGGTTGCATCTTGGGTCCTGTTTTTTATGTGTTCGATGCCGACAGCAGTTTGCTGTTGACGGGTTTGGTGGCGGGCACGTTGGCCTATGTTGTTGACCGCCGCTGGCTGCGCCCAAAGCCTGTGGAGGTGCACACATGAACGCCGAGATGCAAGGGTGGGGCGTGTGGTTGGCGCTCAGTGCTGCGTGTATTGGCACCTATGTTTGCCGTGCCGCTGGCGTGAAGTTGTCGGGCCATATTCACCAAGACAGCGAGGTGTTTCGTTGGCTGTCTGCGGTGACCTACGCCATGGTGGCGGCTTTGACCGTACGCATGATTTTGATGCCACTGGGTTTGCTGGCCACCGTGCCTGTGTGGCTGCGTTTGGTGATTTGCGCGCTCAGCTTGTCCGTGATGGTGTCTAGCCCGCAACGCCGCTTGGTGCCTGCTTTGTTGACCGGCACCTTGTTGATGCTGGCTTATGGCGTGTTCCGTGCAAACCCATAGCCGCTGAGGCCTGCCGCTGTCCGAACCTACAATTTGCGTGCAACCTTGAAGGCACCATGAATATTCTGATTTCCAACGACGACGGCTTCCAAGCCCCGGGCATCGTGGCCCTGTACGAAGCGCTCAAAGATTTGGGCCGCGTCGAAGTGGTCGCGCCTGAGCACAACAACAGCGCCAAGTCCAACGCACTCACCTTGCACTCGCCGCTGTACGTGAGCCAAGCCAGCAATGGCTTTCGCTACGTCAACGGCACACCCGCGGACTGCGTGCACATCGCACTCACGGGTTTGCTCGACTACAAACCCGACCTCGTGGTGTCTGGCATCAACAACGGCGCCAACATGGGCGATGACACGATTTACTCTGGCACTGTGGGCGCTGCGATGGAAGGCTATTTGTTTGGCATTCCGGCCATCGCCTTTTCACAAGTTGAGAAAGGCTGGGGCCACATTGATGCCGCCGCTGCCAAAGCCCGTGAACTGGTGCAACAGATGCTGGCGCAGCCACCTGCAGCGGGCGCGCCTTGGTTGCTGAATGTGAACATCCCCAATCAACCCGTTGCGCACATCAAACCCTTGCGTGTCACGCGCTTGGGGCGTCGCCATTCGGCAGAGCGTGTCATCACGCAAACCAGCCCGCGTGGCGAAACCATGTATTGGATTGGCAGTGCAGGCGCCGCCAAAGACGATAGCGATGGCACCGACTTCCACGCCACGTTTGAAGGCCATATGTCGGTCACGCCGCTGCATGTGGACTTGACCGAACACGCCAGCTTGCCTGCGTGGACGCAACGCTTGCGCGGAGCGCACGCATGAAGCAGCGCCCCAGCTTTCCTGCACGCTTAGACACGGGTAAGCCACAAGCCGCACCTAAAACTTTGATGGGCGCGACCCGTGTGGTCATGCCGCCATCACCCGTGCGTGTGAAGCCTGCGGGCGTGGTCAGTCCCACGGGGGTGGGGCTAGATTCATCGGCCATTCGCGTGCGCATGGTGCAAAAACTTGCGGGGCAGGGCATCGATGATGCGGTGGTGCTTGAAGCGATGGGCCGCGTGGAACGCCATCGCTTTGTGGACAGTGCGTTGGTCAACCAAGCCTACGAAGACACGAGTTTGCCGATTGGCCTGGGCCAAACCATTTCCAAACCCAATGTGGTGGCCCGCATGATTGCCCTGCTGCGCGAAGCGCCGGGCCTGCAAGTTGCACCGCTGATGGGACGTGTGCTGGAGATTGGCACAGGCTGTGGCTATCAAGCAGCGGTGTTGGCTTGCGTGGCGCGTGAGGTGTACAGCATTGAACGTTTGCGTGGCTTGCATGACAAAGCGCGCGATAACTTGCGCCCCATGCGTTTGCCAAACGTGCATCTGATTTTTGGCGATGGCATGTTGGGCTATGCACAAGGGGCGCCCTACAGCGCCATCATCTCGGCTGCAGGTGGCGAGAACGTGCCGCAAGCTTGGATTGACCAGCTCGCCATGGGCGGCCGTTTGGTGGCGCCCACGCACACCAGCACGGGCCAACAAGCCTTGGTGGTGATTGATAAAACGCCGCAAGGCTTGCAACAAACGCTCCTCGAAGCCGTGAACTTTGTACCTCTAAAATCAGGCATTGCTTGAACACAGGGAAATCAGAATGTTTCGTGCCGGAATGTGGGGTCTTGCCGCCCTCGTGGCAGCCTTAGCGCTGTCGGGTTGCTCTAACAAAGGCCGCCTCGCCCCCATGGATGACCACTCGATAGGTGGTGCGCGTGGCACCACGCGTGTGTTGCCTGGTGCGGAGAACGCAGGCAAGCCCGGTTACTACACCGTCAAGCCTGGTGATACCTTGATTCGCATTGGCATGGACAACGGCCAAAGCTGGCGCGACATCATCCGTTGGAACAAGTTAGACAACCCCAATCTGATCGAAACAGGCCAAGTGCTGCGTGTGGCGCCGCCTGCGCCTGAAGTGGCGGTGGTGCGACCTGCCACATCGTCCACGGCAACAGCGCCTATGCCTGTGGCTTCGGCACCTTCATCGCCTGCCACGACATCTGCTGTGGCCCCTGCTGCACCGTCTGCCGTCGAGGATGCCATCAGCTTCCAATGGCCCGCACGCGGCAATTTGATTTCTGGTTTTGACGAGTCCAAAAACAAAGGCTTGGATATTGGCGGCAAAGTGGGCGACCCTGTGTTGGCCGCTGCCGATGGCCGTGTGGTTTACGCCGGTGCAGGTTTGCGCGGCTATGGCAACCTCATCATCTTGAAGCACAACAACACGTATTTGACGGCTTACGCGCACAACCAAACTTTGTTGGTGAAGGAAGACCAAGCCATCAAACGCGGTCAAAAGATTGCCGAAATGGGCAACAGCGATGCAGACCAAGTGAAGTTGCATTTTGAAATTCGCCGTCAAGGCAAGCCGGTTGACCCAGCTAAATACTTATCGGCGAACTGATGACCCAAGTCACGACAGAAAAGCAATGGCCTGACAATGCGCTCACCATCGAATCGATGGACCTAGAAGCGCAAGGCGTGGGCCACCGCGCCGATGGCAAAGTGGTGTTTGTGGATGGGGCTTTGCCCTTTGAGGTGGTGCGCGCCAATGTGCACCGCAAAAAAGACAACTGGGAAAAAGCCTCGCTGCTGGAAGTGCTGCACGAATCGTCGCAGCGCGTCACGCCCGGTTGCCCTCACTTTGGCTTGCACGCAGGGGCGTGCGGTGGCTGCAAGATGCAGCACTTGGATGCGGCTGCACAAATCGCCGTCAAGCAACGCGCCTTAGAAGACAACCTCTGGCACTTGGGCAAGGTCAAAGCAGAAACCATTTTGCGACCCATCCAAGGCCCTGCATGGGGCTACCGTTACCGCGCCCGTTTGTCGGTGCGCTATGTGGTGAAAAAGGGCGAAGTGCTGGTGGGCTTTCACGAGCGCAAGAGCCGCTATGTGGCCGACATGCGCCAGTGCCCCATCTTGCCGCCCCATGTGGATGCCATGCTATTGCCTTTGCGCAAACTCATTGGCTGCATGGAGGCGCGTGAGACTTTGCCGCAAATTGAACTGGCTTGTGGCGACCACGTGACTGCGATGGTGTTGCGCCACATGGAGCCGTTGAGCGCGCATGACATGGCTGCTTTGCGCGACTTTGCGGCCAAACACAACGTGCAATGGTGGTTGCAATCCAAAGGCCCAGACACGGTGTGTTTGATGGAAGGTGCCTTGGGCGAGCCACTGTCTTACGCCTTGCCTGAATTTGGCATCACCATGCCTTTCAAGCCCACCGATTTCACACAAGTCAATCCGCACATCAACCGTGTGTTGGTCACGCGTGCCTTGCGTTTGCTCGATGTGCAGCCGACCGAACGTGTGATTGACTGGTTCTGCGGTTTGGGTAACTTCACCTTGCCTTTGGCCACGCTCGCCCGCGAAGTCTTGGGCATTGAGGGCAGCGAGGCTTTGGTGGCGCGCTCCGGCGAGAACTACCTGTTCAACCAAGCCAACCGCGACAAGCCTTTGGCGCCAACAAGCTTTGTGGCGCGTAACTTGTTTGAGATGACGCCCGAGTTGCTGCGCCAAGATGGTGCCGCAGACAAGTGGTTGGTCGACCCGCCACGTGAAGGTGCTTTCTCGTTGGTGCAGGCCTTGGCCGAGATGCATCAGCAGCCAGAGCTGCGTCAGGGCTGGACACCACCGAAGCGCATTGTGTATGTGAGCTGCAACCCAGCCACCTTGGCGCGTGACGCAGGTGTATTGGTCAATGCAGCTGGCTATCGCATGTCGTTTGCGGGTGCGGTGAATATGTTCCCGCACACAGCGCACGTCGAGAGCATGGCGGTGTTTGATTTGGTCTAAACCGCAGCGCTTGAAAATCTACAGGCGTAAAAAAGGGACCGTGAGGTCCCTTTTTAGTTGGCGTAACAAACGCTTATTCGCGTTCGCCACCAAAGATGCCGAGCAAGGCCAGCAAGCTTTGGAACACGTTGATGATGTCCAAATACA contains:
- the rlmD gene encoding 23S rRNA (uracil(1939)-C(5))-methyltransferase RlmD; its protein translation is MTQVTTEKQWPDNALTIESMDLEAQGVGHRADGKVVFVDGALPFEVVRANVHRKKDNWEKASLLEVLHESSQRVTPGCPHFGLHAGACGGCKMQHLDAAAQIAVKQRALEDNLWHLGKVKAETILRPIQGPAWGYRYRARLSVRYVVKKGEVLVGFHERKSRYVADMRQCPILPPHVDAMLLPLRKLIGCMEARETLPQIELACGDHVTAMVLRHMEPLSAHDMAALRDFAAKHNVQWWLQSKGPDTVCLMEGALGEPLSYALPEFGITMPFKPTDFTQVNPHINRVLVTRALRLLDVQPTERVIDWFCGLGNFTLPLATLAREVLGIEGSEALVARSGENYLFNQANRDKPLAPTSFVARNLFEMTPELLRQDGAADKWLVDPPREGAFSLVQALAEMHQQPELRQGWTPPKRIVYVSCNPATLARDAGVLVNAAGYRMSFAGAVNMFPHTAHVESMAVFDLV